A stretch of the Halomonas sp. CH40 genome encodes the following:
- a CDS encoding Rpn family recombination-promoting nuclease/putative transposase, whose product MATQHHDTGYKELFSHPEFVQQLIEGFAPPEIAGLMDFTTLEKRNGHYITPLFEEKIEDVVWSVEITWQGITQRVFLYILLEFQSSVERSMPIRLMHYVACFYSDLLKQKAVTPSQGLPPVFPVVLYNGSKPWTAPLDIYEMVQPEPPAFLQVYQPRLRYFLVDEGRYTNEELGLRQTPLSGVFGVENAGESWEALQNAVDRVVAIIQADTNKERIDRIITRWLKRHLYRLGAEVNLDRLDSLMEDKDMLAENL is encoded by the coding sequence ATGGCCACTCAGCATCATGATACGGGGTACAAGGAGCTGTTCAGCCACCCCGAGTTCGTTCAGCAATTGATCGAAGGGTTCGCCCCGCCCGAGATTGCCGGGTTAATGGACTTCACCACGCTTGAGAAAAGAAACGGCCACTACATCACGCCGCTGTTCGAGGAAAAAATCGAAGACGTGGTATGGTCGGTGGAAATCACCTGGCAAGGTATTACGCAGCGGGTGTTCCTGTATATTCTGTTGGAGTTTCAATCCTCGGTTGAGCGCAGCATGCCGATTCGGCTGATGCACTACGTCGCCTGCTTCTACAGCGACCTGCTCAAACAAAAGGCCGTTACGCCCAGCCAAGGGCTTCCGCCGGTGTTTCCGGTGGTGCTGTACAATGGCTCAAAACCCTGGACAGCCCCGCTGGATATTTACGAGATGGTGCAGCCGGAACCGCCGGCTTTCCTGCAGGTCTATCAACCGCGTCTACGCTATTTTCTGGTTGATGAAGGGCGCTATACTAATGAAGAATTGGGCTTGCGCCAGACGCCCCTGAGTGGTGTATTCGGTGTGGAAAACGCCGGAGAAAGCTGGGAAGCCCTACAGAACGCAGTAGATCGGGTCGTCGCCATTATTCAGGCTGACACCAATAAGGAACGCATCGACCGGATTATCACCCGCTGGCTCAAGCGGCACCTGTACCGGCTGGGCGCGGAGGTCAATCTGGATCGGCTCGACAGCCTGATGGAGGACAAAGACATGTTGGCAGAGAATTTATAG
- a CDS encoding ISL3 family transposase — MDGTQILTLGLGLEAPWILKDQHLDTAASPHRLELYVEAERGSLYPCPECGKACQAHDFADKTWRHLNFFQHHCYLHARVPRTKCPEHGVKRIKVPWARPGSDFTLLFEQAAMSLVKEMPVLAVSRQLEISDKRLWRIVHHYVNRMLGELDLSNVTMVGVDETASRRGHRYVTVFLDMQRKQEPVIFAVPGCGKDTIKAFSAFLAAHGGDVDNVVEVVCDMSPAFLSGVTESLPKAEVTVDWFHIVQTFTKRLDEVRKKERREQKHPKSLRWALLKSLENENHTPKQISALQELVADQSATADAWVIKEKLSWIQKASTPRAARWRITNYLKIMKAAVSEKPLLKPMGKALETLERHAKAVVRRWHSGLTNARLEGMNGLFQAARSRARGYRNEANFIAMIYLIGSPVGRLLDQAKST; from the coding sequence ATGGACGGCACCCAGATTTTAACACTCGGCCTTGGCCTGGAAGCGCCCTGGATTCTCAAGGATCAGCACCTGGATACCGCTGCGTCGCCTCACCGCCTGGAGCTGTATGTCGAGGCGGAGCGTGGCAGCCTCTATCCCTGTCCAGAGTGCGGTAAGGCCTGCCAAGCCCACGACTTTGCTGACAAAACCTGGCGACATCTGAACTTCTTTCAGCACCATTGTTACTTGCATGCTCGCGTCCCTCGTACAAAGTGTCCTGAACATGGCGTCAAACGCATAAAGGTGCCCTGGGCGCGGCCCGGCAGTGACTTTACCCTGTTGTTCGAGCAGGCGGCCATGTCGCTCGTCAAGGAGATGCCAGTGCTGGCTGTCTCCCGGCAGTTGGAGATTTCCGACAAACGACTATGGCGCATCGTGCACCACTACGTGAACCGCATGCTGGGAGAGCTGGATCTGTCCAATGTGACCATGGTTGGCGTGGACGAAACCGCGTCCCGACGCGGGCATCGTTACGTCACCGTGTTCCTCGATATGCAGCGCAAGCAGGAACCGGTGATTTTCGCTGTTCCAGGCTGCGGCAAGGACACCATCAAGGCGTTCAGTGCCTTCCTGGCGGCTCATGGTGGCGATGTGGACAATGTGGTCGAGGTTGTCTGTGACATGTCACCTGCTTTCCTTAGTGGCGTCACCGAGTCTCTTCCCAAGGCGGAGGTAACGGTCGACTGGTTCCATATCGTGCAGACCTTCACCAAGCGACTGGACGAGGTGCGCAAGAAAGAACGCCGCGAGCAGAAACACCCCAAGTCGCTGCGCTGGGCACTGTTGAAGAGCCTGGAAAATGAGAACCACACACCTAAACAGATATCGGCACTTCAGGAGCTGGTTGCCGATCAGAGCGCCACGGCCGATGCTTGGGTGATCAAGGAAAAGTTAAGCTGGATCCAGAAAGCGTCAACGCCCAGGGCAGCGCGTTGGCGGATCACGAACTACCTAAAAATCATGAAAGCAGCAGTTTCTGAGAAGCCTCTACTGAAGCCGATGGGGAAAGCGCTGGAGACACTTGAGCGACACGCTAAAGCGGTAGTCAGGCGCTGGCACTCGGGGCTGACAAACGCGCGACTAGAAGGAATGAACGGCCTGTTTCAGGCGGCTCGTTCACGTGCACGGGGCTACCGAAATGAAGCTAATTTCATTGCTATGATTTACCTGATTGGTAGCCCGGTGGGCCGCCTGCTTGATCAGGCCAAATCCACATGA
- a CDS encoding site-specific integrase yields MKLADVWKDGQLTPPVQKGIDGESRRKYQRQCDTYNALSAALKQLESFQPGAAHKEEGLVFTDTVISNLFDGLHTTSTSPYKLHLQHNFLVQWLEHGVRECHWQANIPSPMIVQSRKPPPVTTHTFQQLTEWDNAIELHDQYRLPPLPSCSQDQWLVGRFIFQLMREGALLNKDWLKQLPAAICSGIAYEQGSAYLTLAKNLRPEASKDKRSAVSAPNDTPVEQEALYQYRRLFLSPVSQLLLLNYYQQHGLHWPKTASAEVCLMHYVRHLFPKRKGRHMTELLALAYTSASMELIPLLIQFANQQDMTASLCPSTWRRLNHGSVLSGAPEAQEEDEVMDLAFNSLPSPGFHCPDQLKRFRQLQACVSAKKSTKTTRKTALARIDQLLAAPEENGIMLTLLANWCKSLILRGGRVKTSLAISSVSTYLSAIGCSLIAHEHMVDRLGTDTASDWEKLYAHVLEEARTTSSRITRQYRLNDFHHFISQHYAIPDIEFETPGRPLRRVDVNIVTPAEFRRALTLIDSSDQPDVFRKMQALGLILGYRLGLRRNECASLLIRDVATLEHSDVTFGEIIVRANKFHDGKSASATRRLPLWLLMPQEQERLIEWVKHQRAAATTKAVSHQPLFHRPDLAHLPLGNAELFRPIQVALKAATGDEHVRYHHLRHTFVTLTLLRLLEDSPMALIPDAWQRDDSGDTALPNTTTDVSKRAGLAPLDTPSRKRLWQLALWAGHAGPKETLRSYTHLLDWILGCTLKDHANPALSNDQQQRLLNMPSETALTSWHNRRGLTGKLLAGELLSYLTKQWNGFTASDPLATYARPYQKPNINPLDGMTSTVSPWPDAIRIYQCLRLVEQQESNRLSLEEAISKTAKRVAMQPEELRHWMVHGEALMLRQTRRHTPRFSRRRVIDCKSHQDTTGIYLPELKRCMAPPIKPAVLKEAGQFYHHLLNWYQNQPDTAETSLLTLKRHMQRSTGQIELPDADAINYVREILRPLRCFQHVYLVVEVEAAAMEKSIKAHWFKATGIPHQRIDLKPTPTRSGRTRHWYGNANLRITRGHYSDGQQPLWEAVRFAAFMVMLVLGLTEDT; encoded by the coding sequence ATGAAGCTGGCAGACGTCTGGAAAGACGGGCAGCTGACGCCTCCGGTTCAGAAGGGTATTGACGGAGAATCCAGGCGAAAATATCAACGCCAATGCGATACCTATAACGCCTTATCAGCTGCGCTGAAGCAATTAGAAAGCTTTCAGCCGGGTGCAGCTCACAAGGAAGAAGGCCTGGTCTTTACTGATACAGTTATCAGCAACCTCTTTGACGGCCTGCATACAACATCAACCAGCCCATACAAACTACACCTGCAACATAATTTTTTAGTCCAGTGGTTGGAACACGGTGTGCGTGAATGCCATTGGCAGGCCAACATTCCCAGCCCCATGATTGTTCAGTCGCGTAAGCCCCCGCCGGTCACCACTCATACTTTCCAGCAACTGACTGAGTGGGATAATGCCATTGAGCTTCACGACCAGTATCGTTTACCGCCGCTACCGTCTTGTTCGCAGGACCAGTGGCTAGTCGGCCGTTTTATCTTTCAGCTGATGCGTGAAGGCGCGTTATTGAACAAGGACTGGTTAAAACAGCTACCCGCTGCGATCTGCAGCGGCATCGCATATGAGCAAGGTTCTGCGTACTTAACGCTGGCAAAAAACCTTCGCCCTGAGGCATCAAAGGACAAACGATCCGCTGTGTCAGCGCCTAACGACACCCCGGTAGAGCAGGAAGCGCTTTATCAGTACCGACGACTCTTTTTAAGTCCAGTGAGTCAGCTTCTGCTGCTTAACTACTACCAACAGCATGGGCTTCACTGGCCGAAAACGGCCAGTGCGGAAGTCTGTCTGATGCATTACGTGCGCCACCTCTTCCCTAAACGTAAAGGCAGACACATGACAGAGCTGCTGGCATTGGCGTACACGTCGGCATCAATGGAGTTAATACCTTTACTGATTCAGTTTGCCAATCAGCAAGACATGACGGCGTCGTTATGCCCATCAACATGGAGGCGACTTAACCATGGAAGCGTCTTATCAGGCGCGCCAGAAGCCCAGGAAGAAGATGAAGTAATGGATCTGGCGTTTAACTCGTTACCGTCACCCGGCTTTCACTGTCCTGACCAATTGAAACGTTTTAGGCAGCTCCAAGCCTGTGTGTCTGCCAAAAAATCCACGAAAACGACAAGAAAGACAGCACTCGCCAGGATTGATCAGCTGCTTGCGGCACCGGAAGAAAATGGCATTATGCTGACATTATTGGCAAATTGGTGTAAGTCTTTGATTTTAAGAGGTGGTCGAGTCAAAACTTCGCTTGCCATTAGTAGCGTTTCCACTTATCTCAGTGCCATTGGATGCTCTCTGATTGCCCATGAACACATGGTTGATCGGCTGGGGACTGACACCGCGAGTGATTGGGAGAAGCTCTATGCCCATGTTCTCGAAGAGGCACGAACGACGAGTAGCCGCATTACACGTCAATATCGCTTAAACGACTTCCATCATTTTATCAGCCAACATTACGCCATCCCTGACATTGAATTCGAGACACCAGGCCGACCCTTGCGTCGTGTGGATGTCAACATTGTGACCCCTGCCGAGTTTCGCCGCGCACTGACGCTGATCGATTCATCTGATCAGCCCGACGTGTTTCGTAAGATGCAGGCATTGGGGCTGATTCTGGGCTATCGACTCGGGCTCAGGCGCAATGAGTGCGCTTCTCTGCTGATCCGCGATGTTGCAACCCTTGAGCATTCAGACGTCACTTTTGGTGAAATCATTGTCCGTGCCAATAAATTTCATGACGGGAAAAGCGCTTCAGCCACTCGGCGATTGCCCTTGTGGCTGTTAATGCCACAAGAGCAAGAACGACTAATTGAGTGGGTAAAACACCAACGTGCTGCAGCCACAACCAAAGCTGTTAGCCATCAGCCCTTGTTCCATCGCCCTGACCTCGCCCATTTACCGCTTGGCAATGCGGAGTTATTTCGGCCCATACAGGTAGCACTCAAAGCCGCCACGGGCGATGAGCATGTGCGCTATCACCATTTACGCCACACCTTTGTGACGTTGACACTGCTCCGTTTACTGGAAGACTCGCCAATGGCGCTCATACCGGATGCCTGGCAACGGGATGATAGCGGCGATACTGCCCTTCCCAATACAACCACCGACGTATCAAAACGCGCAGGACTGGCTCCCCTGGATACACCTTCACGCAAACGACTTTGGCAACTGGCGTTATGGGCAGGCCATGCCGGCCCGAAGGAAACACTTCGCTCATACACTCATCTGCTCGACTGGATACTCGGATGCACGCTGAAAGATCACGCCAACCCAGCGCTCAGTAATGATCAACAACAGCGGTTACTGAATATGCCTTCCGAGACAGCGCTGACCAGCTGGCACAACCGCCGCGGATTAACCGGTAAATTGCTAGCAGGAGAACTCTTGTCCTATTTAACCAAACAATGGAACGGCTTTACGGCAAGCGACCCTTTGGCCACCTACGCAAGGCCTTATCAGAAACCCAACATCAACCCATTAGATGGCATGACTTCAACCGTATCCCCCTGGCCAGATGCGATACGCATTTATCAATGCCTGAGGCTCGTTGAACAACAGGAAAGTAATAGGTTATCGCTGGAGGAAGCGATATCAAAAACGGCAAAGCGCGTTGCAATGCAGCCCGAGGAACTCAGGCATTGGATGGTTCATGGCGAAGCGCTGATGCTGCGCCAAACACGTCGCCACACACCACGTTTTAGCCGCCGTCGCGTTATTGATTGCAAAAGTCACCAAGACACCACGGGGATTTATCTACCTGAACTCAAACGCTGCATGGCACCTCCCATCAAGCCAGCCGTATTGAAAGAAGCCGGTCAGTTCTATCATCATCTGCTCAATTGGTACCAGAATCAGCCCGACACTGCCGAAACCAGTTTATTGACATTGAAGCGCCATATGCAGCGCAGCACCGGCCAAATCGAGCTGCCCGATGCAGATGCCATTAACTACGTCCGCGAAATCCTGCGGCCTTTGCGCTGCTTTCAGCATGTTTACCTCGTTGTCGAGGTGGAGGCAGCCGCAATGGAAAAAAGCATCAAAGCACATTGGTTCAAAGCCACCGGTATTCCCCACCAGCGTATTGATCTAAAGCCAACGCCCACTCGCTCAGGCCGCACGCGTCACTGGTACGGCAACGCCAACCTGAGAATTACCCGAGGCCATTATTCAGATGGGCAACAGCCCCTTTGGGAGGCTGTCCGGTTTGCCGCCTTTATGGTGATGCTGGTACTGGGGCTGACAGAGGATACATAA
- a CDS encoding tyrosine-type recombinase/integrase encodes MAAIGQVLERILEKIEAEITLGTFDYGRYFPDSPRAESLSKRALTKAGGYHASPLLREFAETWFAEKEIEWRESQIVTVRGCLDQHILPALGHKEVASITRAEILEFRASLAKVNTRGGKKISASRINHIMTPLRMMLNEAADRYEFSSPYRGIKSLSVPRTDVEPFSLDEVQQILDNVRDDFRQYYIVRFFTGMRTGEIDGLIWENVDFNRRQILVHQALVRGQIVTTKTDGSYRSIDMSQPVFDALKAQYAVTGRTGLVFTTRNGTALSHQNVTKRIWYPLLQSLGMKKRRPYQTRHTAATLWLAAGESPEWIARQMGHTTTEMLFRVYSRFVPNLTRQDGSAFEKMLNNKPRAKEACHVEK; translated from the coding sequence ATGGCCGCTATCGGCCAGGTACTAGAGCGGATCCTGGAGAAGATCGAAGCGGAGATCACGCTAGGGACATTTGATTATGGTCGCTACTTTCCGGATAGCCCCCGTGCTGAAAGCCTGAGCAAGCGGGCCTTGACCAAAGCAGGTGGTTACCATGCGTCACCCTTGCTCAGAGAATTTGCGGAAACCTGGTTTGCCGAGAAAGAGATCGAATGGCGTGAGTCGCAAATCGTGACGGTACGGGGCTGCCTGGATCAACATATTCTTCCAGCGCTAGGCCATAAAGAGGTCGCCAGCATCACCCGTGCAGAGATTCTTGAGTTCCGAGCTTCCCTCGCCAAAGTGAACACTCGGGGCGGCAAGAAGATCTCTGCCAGTCGTATTAACCACATCATGACGCCATTGCGCATGATGTTGAATGAGGCCGCCGACCGCTATGAGTTTAGCTCACCGTATCGCGGGATTAAATCGTTGAGTGTGCCACGCACCGATGTTGAGCCATTTTCGCTGGATGAGGTGCAACAGATCCTCGACAACGTACGCGATGACTTTCGCCAGTACTACATCGTGCGTTTTTTTACTGGGATGCGTACCGGGGAAATTGACGGCCTGATCTGGGAAAACGTGGACTTTAATCGTCGTCAGATACTGGTGCATCAGGCTCTGGTGCGTGGGCAGATTGTAACTACTAAAACCGATGGGTCGTACCGGTCAATTGATATGTCACAACCGGTCTTTGATGCCCTCAAGGCGCAGTATGCGGTGACGGGCCGAACAGGGCTGGTGTTCACGACACGCAATGGTACTGCACTATCACATCAAAACGTGACCAAGCGCATCTGGTACCCCTTGCTCCAATCGCTGGGCATGAAAAAGCGCCGGCCCTATCAGACTCGCCACACCGCTGCCACGCTCTGGCTGGCCGCTGGTGAAAGCCCTGAATGGATTGCCCGACAGATGGGCCATACCACCACGGAAATGCTCTTTCGTGTTTATTCACGCTTTGTGCCAAACCTGACACGTCAGGATGGCTCAGCATTTGAAAAAATGCTCAACAATAAGCCGCGTGCTAAGGAGGCTTGCCATGTCGAAAAGTAA
- a CDS encoding methyltransferase domain-containing protein yields the protein MATPQSTHFYDEHAQRLFEQYQSLEFEQVHSEWLHHLPDQPGLALDIGAGSGRDAKALAQRGWQVVAVEPADKLRALGQTTTAGLDVSWLEDSLPTLNSVRQLSQRFQLILVSAVWMHLPGEDQQRALRVLSSLLAPGGHLVMTFREGPNNDSRQFHPVEMGVLDSWAQNLALLPVQASHNGDQLGREGVTWHLRVFRLPDDGTGALPSLRHIIVNDDKASSYKLGLLRTLTRLADSAPGIVISRTDEWVTVPLGAVGLFWIKLYRPLLIERDLRQSPGQKGYGFAKDDFYRLRQLSPHDLRIGSAFLDPQCAASVMRALRDACQTILKMPSHFITWPGSQRPVFEGQYQGMRVREQAVRLDSATLASFGTFQIPTPLWDAMSRYACWLEPAIVHEWVQLMQRYDTGYDTGTLHHALQWQESRRDTQQVRQLVAQRLKHPAPLPCVWTHNDLHRSAYAIDHCFPWSRWNNNDLWNLLPATEKANQAKSDRLPAAQVMHKAREDILHWWQCLDDNPSIHQRFRDEAAVALPLATPDASLDKLFESALLQRQRLKANQQLVEWLGVH from the coding sequence ATGGCGACGCCTCAATCTACACATTTCTATGATGAGCATGCTCAGCGTCTGTTTGAACAATATCAATCGCTGGAGTTTGAGCAGGTTCATAGCGAGTGGCTGCATCATCTGCCGGATCAACCCGGGTTAGCCTTGGATATTGGAGCAGGCAGCGGGCGTGATGCCAAGGCACTGGCTCAACGGGGGTGGCAGGTGGTCGCTGTTGAACCGGCTGATAAGCTCCGCGCCCTGGGGCAAACCACGACAGCCGGTCTGGACGTCAGCTGGTTGGAAGATAGCTTGCCTACCCTGAACTCTGTACGTCAGCTATCGCAACGCTTTCAGCTGATTCTGGTGTCCGCCGTCTGGATGCATTTGCCTGGTGAGGATCAGCAACGCGCTTTGCGTGTGTTGAGTTCCTTGCTAGCACCGGGCGGGCATCTGGTGATGACCTTTCGCGAAGGCCCGAATAACGATTCCCGCCAATTTCATCCGGTCGAGATGGGCGTGCTGGATAGCTGGGCACAAAACCTTGCACTGTTACCGGTTCAAGCGAGCCACAATGGTGATCAGCTGGGTCGAGAAGGCGTGACTTGGCACTTACGTGTATTCCGGCTCCCTGATGATGGCACCGGTGCTCTGCCGTCACTACGCCATATTATCGTGAACGATGATAAGGCCTCATCTTACAAGTTGGGGCTTTTGCGCACGCTGACACGCCTGGCAGATAGCGCGCCAGGAATCGTAATATCGCGTACGGATGAATGGGTCACGGTGCCACTGGGCGCCGTAGGGCTTTTCTGGATCAAGCTATACCGGCCCCTGTTAATCGAGCGTGACCTGCGCCAATCACCTGGCCAAAAAGGCTATGGCTTTGCCAAGGATGATTTCTATCGCCTTCGGCAACTGTCACCCCATGATCTGCGGATAGGATCGGCTTTCCTTGATCCTCAATGCGCCGCCAGTGTGATGCGCGCGCTGCGTGATGCTTGCCAGACCATTCTCAAAATGCCCTCGCATTTTATTACCTGGCCTGGCAGCCAGCGCCCGGTCTTTGAAGGACAGTATCAGGGCATGCGTGTCCGAGAACAGGCTGTTCGACTTGATAGTGCAACGCTGGCATCTTTCGGCACGTTTCAAATCCCGACACCGCTTTGGGACGCTATGAGCCGTTACGCCTGCTGGCTGGAGCCCGCCATCGTCCATGAATGGGTGCAGCTGATGCAGCGATATGACACCGGCTACGATACCGGCACCCTGCATCACGCCTTGCAATGGCAGGAAAGCCGTCGTGATACACAGCAGGTTCGTCAGCTGGTGGCACAGCGTCTGAAACATCCAGCGCCGTTGCCTTGTGTCTGGACGCACAACGATCTGCACCGCAGTGCTTATGCCATCGATCATTGTTTCCCCTGGTCGCGCTGGAATAACAATGATCTCTGGAATCTGCTGCCTGCGACGGAAAAAGCCAATCAGGCAAAATCAGACCGGCTGCCCGCGGCTCAGGTGATGCATAAGGCAAGAGAAGACATTCTGCACTGGTGGCAATGCCTGGATGATAACCCGTCGATCCATCAACGATTCAGGGATGAAGCAGCCGTTGCATTGCCCTTGGCAACCCCTGATGCCTCTCTGGATAAACTTTTCGAAAGCGCTCTGTTGCAGCGTCAGCGTCTAAAAGCCAACCAGCAGCTGGTAGAGTGGTTGGGAGTGCACTGA
- a CDS encoding ammonium transporter, protein MTTDELKGIFEMHQAMNIEVFYWWCIAIMFLIHAGFLSYEIGASRTKNALASGMKNILTLASVIPAFYFVGWWIYNAFPNGLIPIDASAALPWSASMRPDVNDMGTGIFFAAFALFGATTGSILSGAVIERIRLSAFLTLAVILGGGVWILAGSWGWHPSGWLLTQFGYHDVGAAGVVHAVAGFFALGVLMNLGARIGKFKNGKPQAIPPHNMPMSLLGLMMIIVGFFGFLGGCIIFNTGDIGWTTIYGTQTNLSAFAFNTVMGFAGGVIGAYLISRDPFWTMSGGLGGIITVAAGLDLYYPGLAFALAASGGALMAKVGNFLEQRGLDDSVGAFAVHGFCGFYGVVLVGIFAAGFANAEGMPDISFTGQLVGAVVMALTGFIPGWGISYALKKFNLLRVPPHVEVLGLDLVEISARPYPETESPQGHSPQGVHGGLNKAFPMAKRQDIS, encoded by the coding sequence ATGACGACCGATGAACTAAAAGGCATCTTCGAGATGCATCAGGCAATGAATATAGAGGTGTTTTACTGGTGGTGTATTGCCATTATGTTCCTGATTCACGCAGGTTTCCTGTCTTACGAAATTGGTGCCTCGCGCACCAAGAATGCGCTGGCATCAGGGATGAAAAACATCCTTACGCTGGCGTCAGTGATTCCGGCCTTCTATTTTGTGGGCTGGTGGATTTACAACGCCTTTCCCAATGGCCTGATTCCCATTGATGCCTCGGCGGCGCTTCCCTGGAGCGCCAGTATGCGCCCTGATGTCAACGATATGGGCACAGGGATATTTTTCGCGGCGTTCGCTCTTTTTGGGGCGACTACAGGCTCTATCCTTTCTGGAGCCGTCATCGAACGAATTCGTTTGAGTGCCTTCCTGACACTTGCCGTCATATTGGGGGGTGGCGTATGGATACTGGCCGGGTCCTGGGGCTGGCACCCAAGCGGCTGGCTACTCACCCAGTTTGGCTATCATGATGTTGGGGCAGCAGGGGTCGTCCATGCGGTTGCCGGGTTCTTTGCCCTAGGAGTATTGATGAACCTGGGCGCCAGAATTGGCAAGTTTAAAAACGGTAAGCCCCAGGCAATCCCACCGCACAACATGCCCATGTCGCTGCTTGGGCTGATGATGATCATTGTCGGTTTCTTCGGTTTTCTCGGCGGCTGCATCATCTTCAATACCGGCGATATTGGCTGGACGACCATTTATGGAACCCAGACCAACCTGTCGGCTTTTGCCTTCAACACTGTCATGGGTTTTGCAGGCGGTGTTATCGGAGCCTACCTGATATCAAGAGACCCCTTCTGGACCATGTCAGGTGGCTTGGGCGGTATCATCACCGTGGCAGCCGGTCTGGATCTTTACTATCCCGGCCTGGCGTTTGCGCTGGCGGCCAGCGGTGGTGCGTTAATGGCCAAAGTGGGCAACTTCCTTGAACAGCGCGGCCTGGATGACTCTGTGGGCGCCTTTGCGGTTCATGGTTTCTGCGGTTTTTACGGCGTCGTGCTGGTGGGTATCTTCGCGGCAGGGTTTGCCAATGCAGAAGGGATGCCGGATATTTCTTTCACCGGCCAGTTGGTAGGCGCTGTGGTTATGGCGTTAACCGGCTTTATCCCAGGTTGGGGAATCTCTTACGCATTGAAAAAGTTCAACCTACTGCGTGTACCACCACATGTTGAAGTACTAGGGCTTGACCTGGTGGAAATATCGGCGAGGCCCTATCCTGAAACCGAGTCTCCACAAGGTCATTCGCCTCAGGGCGTTCATGGTGGATTAAACAAAGCGTTCCCCATGGCGAAAAGGCAGGATATTAGTTAA